In Priestia filamentosa, the DNA window TAGCAGGAGGTTCATGGCGGTATGAACCTATTTTTAGAGCAATTAAAACAGACCTGCTTTTTCCCCTCGACACTTCTCTTAATGAGATAAGAGAAGAGATGGACAAGCTTGAGAACTATGTACTCTCTTATGGTATTCAAGGTTCTAGGTGGACAAGTGAGGAAAAATGGACCTATAGACGTTATCGTTCCCTTGAAGATGTAAAAACAGGACAAACAGACGAAGAAAGAGAGATAGAACAAAAGTTAAATGAATTAAGAGACATTGTTGTTCATCCTATCCATTCATTGCAAAAAAGTTTAAAGAAAGCAAAAACAGGTTTTGAATATGGAAAAGCAATCTATGAGTTTCTTCTTTCTTTAAATATCCCTGAAAAGATGGAGAAGCTTAGAGAAGAAGCAAATGAAAATGGAGACTTACAGCGTGCTGATGAGCATCATCAAGTATGGAAAGCAGTTATTCACTTACTGGATCAATTTGTAGAAATGATGGGAGAACAAAAGCTATCTTTTACACTCTTTAGCTCTATTTTAGATACGGGATTTGATAGCTTGAAATTTGCGCTTGTTCCTCAATCAATTGACCAAGTGATGGCAGCGAACTTTGAGCGTTCTCGTTTAACAAATATAAAAGCTGTTTTCGTTATTGGAGCAAATGACGGGGTTATTCCAGCTCTTCCTGTAGAAGACAGCCTTTTATCAGATTCTGAACGTGAAAACTTGCAGCGGATAGGTGCTTCTCTTGCTCCAAGTACAAGGGATCAGCTTTTTGATGAAGATTTCCTAATTTATCTTGCTTTTGTTTTACCAAAAGAGCGTCTCTACATTAGCTATCCTCTTGCAAACGAAGAAGGGAAAACGTTGCTTCCATCAAGGGTTATCAATCATTTGCGTGAAATGTTCCCGCTTTTAAAGGAAGAGTGGCTTGCAGCAAATCCAGCAGAGCTTTCTGAAGACGATCAGCTTGCTTATATTCAGAGTCCCTATACCTCCCTTGCAAACTTAGCATATCAATTACAAGCGTGGAGGAATGGCTACCCGATTAGCCCAATATGGTGGGATGTTTATAATTATTTTATAAAAGATGAAAATTATCATTTATACAGCCGCCAAGTTTTAAGCAGTTTATTCTATAAAAATGAAGCTAAAATGCTTTCAAAAGGAATTACTAAAAAACTTTATGGCAAAAAAATTAAAACAAGCGTTTCACGTATGGAAAAATTTAATGCATGTCCATACTCTCACTTTGCGGCGCATGGGCTAAAATTAAAAGAACGACGTGTTTTTAAACTCAATGCTCCTGATATCGGTGAACTGTTTCATGGCGCGTTAAAGTTAATCTCAGAGAGATTACAGCATGAAGGAAAAGAGTGGAGTGAGCTTACAAGGCAGGAATGTCAGGAGCTTGCTGCATTTAGCGTTGGCGAGCTTTCCTTAAATTTGCAAAATGAGATTTTATTAAGTTCGTATCGTCATCGGTACTTAAAACGAAAACTTCAGCAAACAGTAGAGCGAGCAACCATTATTTTAAGTGATCATGCAAAAGCAAGCGGATTTGCACCGATCGGACTTGAGCTTGCCTTTGGTCCGAAAGAAACGTTACCATCACTTCCGATTACATTACCAAATGGAACAAAGATGGAACTCGTTGGCCGAATTGACAGGGTCGACAAAGCGATGAGTTCAAAAGGCCTTCTTCTTCGGATTATTGACTATAAATCAAGCGACAGAGATATTGACTTAGTTGAAGTTTATTATGGGCTTTCCCTTCAAATGCTTGCTTATTTAGATGTTGTTATCACGTATGCTGCGAAATGGCTTGGTAAAGAAGCATTGCCAGCAGGTGTCCTTTATTTCCATGTACACAATCCATTTGTGAACAGTACAAAACTTCTTAAAGAAGATGAAATTGAAGAGGAGCTATTCAAAAAGTTCAAGATGAAAGGCCTTCTTCTTGGTGAAGAGGAGTCTATTAAATTAATGGACACAACACTTGAATCAGGCCATTCAAAAATTGTATCAGCAGGTTTGAAGAAGACGGGCGGGTTTTATTCAAATTCTTCTATTGCAAGTGAACAAGAATTTGAGACAATTCGGAACTATATTCGTCAACAATTTGAAGCATCTGGAACAAGTATTACAGAAGGAAAAATCGATATTTCTCCGTACAAATTAAAAGATCGTACGCCGTGTGAGTTTTGCTCTTACAAATCTGTGTGTCAGTTTGACCAAGCATTTGAAGAAAATAGCTACCGAGAGCTTAAGAAAGAGCAAGATAAAATTGTGTTAGAACGTATGAAAGAAGAAGGTGAAACAAAATGACAGATCTAAGAGAGAAGCCAGTAAACAGTCAGTGGACAGATGACCAGTGGAAGGCAATCGTTGCTACTGGTCAAGACACGCTTGTGGCAGCGGCTGCTGGTTCTGGAAAAACAGCTGTTCTAGTTGAGCGTATCATTGGAAAATTGATAGACGAGAGCTCTCCTATTGACGTTGATCAACTTCTAGTTGTAACTTTTACAAATGCATCTGCAGCAGAAATGAAACATCGAATTGGAGAAGCATTGGAGAAAGAGCTAAAAAAAGCTCCATCTTCACTCCATCTTCGTCGTCAGCTGAATTTATTAAACAAGGCTTCCATTTCAACTCTTCATTCGTTCTGTTTGAACGTTATTCGTAATTATTACTATAAGATTGATATTGATCCTGGCTTTCGAATCGCAGATGATACAGAAGCAGAACTTCTACGTGATGAAGCGCTTCAGGAACTTTTTGAGGACTATTACAGCCGTGAAGATAATCTTCAATTTTTAGATGTTGTTGATCGTTATACGAGTGACCGAAGTGATGCTGAAATTCAAGAGATTGTCCGAAAGATGTATGAGTTTTCTCAATCAACTCCGTCACCGGCAATGTTTTTAGATGAACTGCTTTTACAGTATAAAGTAAACGAAAATACGAGAATTAGTGATTTATCATTTATGCCTTTTTTAATGAATGAAGTAAGGAAACAGCTTCATAGTGTTG includes these proteins:
- the addB gene encoding helicase-exonuclease AddAB subunit AddB, whose translation is MALQFIIGRSGSGKTSYCLDQIRSELRSDPLGDPIIYLVPEQMTFQSDYNLISTKGLAGMIRAQVLSFTRLSWKVLQEVGGMTRLHLDDTGIHMLLRRIIEEKREELSIFKNAAEKQGFVDKLESMIIELKRYCLEPEALTELVQETKEEEGALGEKLQDLLVIYKSFEEYLFTKYVDSEDYLQLLTEKLPYSSYVKNATVYVDGFYTFTPQELNILFSLMKEAKDVKICLTGEKESSYLFRTTAETYQTLKNGAVEESIEIMDSLVLKGGVRYNDSSPLRHLEQFFEHRPVPTFEQEVDDIKLFPSANRRAEIEGVAREIRKMVSQGTYRYRDIAVIIRNPNEYEDTIRALFEDYDIPHFIDQKRAMAHHPLIELVRSSLEIAGGSWRYEPIFRAIKTDLLFPLDTSLNEIREEMDKLENYVLSYGIQGSRWTSEEKWTYRRYRSLEDVKTGQTDEEREIEQKLNELRDIVVHPIHSLQKSLKKAKTGFEYGKAIYEFLLSLNIPEKMEKLREEANENGDLQRADEHHQVWKAVIHLLDQFVEMMGEQKLSFTLFSSILDTGFDSLKFALVPQSIDQVMAANFERSRLTNIKAVFVIGANDGVIPALPVEDSLLSDSERENLQRIGASLAPSTRDQLFDEDFLIYLAFVLPKERLYISYPLANEEGKTLLPSRVINHLREMFPLLKEEWLAANPAELSEDDQLAYIQSPYTSLANLAYQLQAWRNGYPISPIWWDVYNYFIKDENYHLYSRQVLSSLFYKNEAKMLSKGITKKLYGKKIKTSVSRMEKFNACPYSHFAAHGLKLKERRVFKLNAPDIGELFHGALKLISERLQHEGKEWSELTRQECQELAAFSVGELSLNLQNEILLSSYRHRYLKRKLQQTVERATIILSDHAKASGFAPIGLELAFGPKETLPSLPITLPNGTKMELVGRIDRVDKAMSSKGLLLRIIDYKSSDRDIDLVEVYYGLSLQMLAYLDVVITYAAKWLGKEALPAGVLYFHVHNPFVNSTKLLKEDEIEEELFKKFKMKGLLLGEEESIKLMDTTLESGHSKIVSAGLKKTGGFYSNSSIASEQEFETIRNYIRQQFEASGTSITEGKIDISPYKLKDRTPCEFCSYKSVCQFDQAFEENSYRELKKEQDKIVLERMKEEGETK